In one Pseudomonadales bacterium genomic region, the following are encoded:
- the gatA gene encoding Asp-tRNA(Asn)/Glu-tRNA(Gln) amidotransferase subunit GatA — protein MESFPSISALRAGLESGAFSSVELTRTLIDRIRRHNPVLNAFITLDEAGALEQAADADTRRREGTAAALCGIPIAHKDIFCTQGLPTTCASKMLADFIAPYDATVVSRLRAAGTILLGKTNMDEYAMGSSNENSHFGPVANPWNPAHVPGGSSGGSASAVAAGLVPIATGTDTGGSIRQPAAFCGLTGLKPTYGRVSRHGMVAFASSLDQGGLLAHSAQDIAQLLPHMCGFDPLDSTSSERDEAWLHDGRGLALDGAGISGRKLRIGLPREYLQALGVPAESFRAAIGEFEKAGFRVNDISLPHTPAAIPAYYVISGAEASTNLSRYDGVRFGHRCENPTSLEDLYRRSRSEGFGAEVKRRILTGTYALSVGYFDAYYLKAQRIRRLIQQDFLSAFESVDLILAPTTPDIAFRKGELSGDPVAMYQQDIFTIPASLAGLPAMSLPCGSHQGMPLGMQLIGPHFAEQTMLEAAALYQRATDWHLRHPEGWS, from the coding sequence ATGGAGTCTTTTCCCTCGATATCCGCCCTGCGCGCAGGCCTCGAGTCCGGTGCATTCAGCAGCGTCGAACTGACCCGTACGCTGATCGACCGTATCCGGCGCCACAACCCTGTTCTGAACGCGTTCATCACCCTGGATGAAGCTGGTGCGCTGGAGCAGGCGGCCGACGCCGACACCCGGCGCAGAGAGGGCACTGCCGCCGCGCTCTGCGGTATTCCCATCGCGCACAAAGACATTTTCTGCACCCAGGGCCTGCCCACAACCTGCGCATCAAAAATGCTCGCTGACTTCATCGCGCCCTACGACGCCACCGTGGTCAGCCGGCTTCGAGCGGCGGGCACCATCCTGTTGGGAAAGACCAACATGGATGAATACGCCATGGGGTCCTCAAACGAGAACAGCCACTTCGGACCCGTCGCAAATCCCTGGAATCCGGCCCATGTCCCCGGCGGATCTTCCGGTGGCTCAGCCAGCGCAGTCGCCGCCGGCCTGGTGCCGATCGCCACGGGTACCGATACCGGCGGGTCCATTCGCCAGCCTGCCGCCTTCTGCGGTCTCACCGGACTGAAACCCACCTATGGCCGGGTATCGCGTCACGGCATGGTGGCTTTCGCCTCGAGTCTCGATCAGGGCGGTTTGCTCGCCCACAGCGCCCAGGACATTGCTCAGCTGTTGCCGCACATGTGCGGGTTCGATCCCCTCGACTCGACCAGCAGCGAACGGGACGAGGCCTGGCTGCACGACGGCCGTGGCCTGGCGCTGGATGGCGCGGGCATCTCGGGCAGAAAACTGCGGATCGGGTTACCCAGGGAATATCTGCAGGCGCTTGGAGTCCCGGCAGAGAGTTTTCGTGCCGCTATCGGGGAGTTCGAAAAGGCAGGCTTCCGGGTTAACGACATCTCCCTGCCACACACCCCTGCCGCCATTCCCGCCTACTACGTCATCTCGGGCGCCGAGGCATCCACCAATCTCTCCCGCTACGACGGTGTGAGATTCGGGCATCGCTGTGAGAATCCGACTTCGCTGGAGGATCTCTATCGCCGCTCCCGCAGCGAAGGCTTCGGCGCGGAAGTGAAGCGCCGGATTCTTACCGGAACCTATGCACTCAGCGTCGGTTACTTCGACGCCTACTACCTGAAAGCACAGCGGATCCGTCGTCTGATCCAGCAGGACTTTCTGAGCGCATTCGAATCGGTGGATCTGATACTTGCACCCACCACACCCGACATCGCCTTCAGGAAGGGCGAGCTTTCAGGTGACCCGGTGGCCATGTATCAGCAGGATATCTTCACCATTCCCGCCAGCCTGGCTGGACTGCCCGCCATGTCCCTGCCCTGCGGATCACACCAGGGCATGCCACTGGGCATGCAGCTGATCGGCCCGCATTTCGCCGAGCAGACGATGCTCGAAGCAGCCGCCCTGTACCAGCGAGCGACCGACTGGCACTTGCGGCATCCCGAGGGGTGGTCATGA